From Daucus carota subsp. sativus chromosome 6, DH1 v3.0, whole genome shotgun sequence, the proteins below share one genomic window:
- the LOC108225115 gene encoding peptidyl-tRNA hydrolase, chloroplastic: MVITIPGHSSSALAAAILRFPATHRRFSTRLMAKKRFSTKATAAGAPADSPASKTKPWLIVGLGNPGKKYNGTRHNVGFEMVDAIAESEGISMNSASYKSLFGKGLIGNVPVMLAKPQTFMNVSGESVGGLVSYYKIPAQQVLVIYDDLDLPFSKLRLLPKGGHGGHNGMKSIISHLKGSREFPRLRIGIGRPPGKMDPANFVLRPFNKKEREELDFTFQTGVEAVRILLTEGINKSATFVNTPKTLEHLG, encoded by the exons ATGGTGATTACAATCCCTGGTCACAGTTCATCGGCCCTCGCGGCGGCGATTCTCCGTTTCCCGGCGACTCACCGGCGGTTCTCCACAAGACTCATGGCCAAAAAGCGCTTCTCAACCAAAGCCACGGCCGCCGGAGCTCCGGCGGATTCTCCGGCGAGTAAGACGAAGCCGTGGCTCATCGTCGGACTCGGGAATCCCGGCAAGAAATACAACGGCACTCGTCATAAT GTTGGTTTCGAGATGGTGGATGCAATTGCTGAGTCGGAAGGGATTTCGATGAATAGCGCTTCGTATAAGTCCTTGTTTGGAAAAG GTTTAATTGGAAATGTTCCAGTTATGCTAGCTAAACCTCAGACTTTTATGAATGTTAGCGGTGAGTCT GTTGGAGGGCTTGTGTCATATTACAAAATTCCAGCACAGCAAGTACTTGTA ATTTATGACGACTTAGATCTCCCGTTTTCAAAGCTGCGGTTATTGCCAAAAGGTGGACATGGAGGACACAATGG GATGAAGAGTATAATTAGTCACCTTAAAGGAAGCCGTGAATTTCCTCGTTTGAGAATAG GCATAGGGCGTCCTCCTGGGAAAATGGATCCCGCGAACTTTGTTCTTCGCCCATTCAATAAAAAAGAACGTGAAGAG CTAGATTTTACATTTCAAACTGGTGTAGAAGCAGTGCGCATTTTGTTGACGGAAGGTATTAACAAAAGTGCAACATTCGTGAACACTCCCAAAACTTTGGAACATCTCGGTTAG
- the LOC108225049 gene encoding ATP-dependent Clp protease adapter protein CLPS1, chloroplastic, whose product MVAMETAICGRVALSPTHVIHPKSGDKYLYKQCANRSNFMAMSATTVGKGGGVMDKPVIEKTTPGRESEFDVRKSRKMSPPYRVMLHNDNYNKREYVVQVLMKVIPGMTVDNAVNIMQEAHHNGLAVVIICDQVDAEDHCMQLRGNGLQSSIEPASGGC is encoded by the exons atggtgGCTATGGAGACTGCAATTTGTGGTCGTGTTGCTCTTTCTCCTACTCATGTCATTCATCCCAAATCTG GGGATAAATATCTTTATAAGCAATGTGCAAACCGGAGCAATTTCATGGCTATGTCAGCAACAACAGTAGGAAAAGGCGGCGGGGTGATGGACAAGCCAGTAATTGAGAAGACAACCCCAGGCCGTGAATCCGAGTTTGATGTAAG GAAATCAAGGAAAATGTCTCCACCTTATCGGGTGATGCTGCACAATGACAACTACAACAAGAGGGAGTATGTCGTTCAAGTGCTGATGAAGGTTATTCCTGGGATGACAGTCGACAATGCTGTCAATATTATGCAAGAAGCACATCACAATGGCTTGGCGGTGGTAATCATCTGCGATCAGGTAGATGCTGAAGATCACTGCATGCAGCTCAGAGGTAATGGTCTTCAAAGCTCGATTGAGCCTGCAAGTGGAGGTTGTTAA
- the LOC135147087 gene encoding uncharacterized protein LOC135147087 — protein MNKLISPTQTAFIKGRQISDGILITSEVYHSLQTEQSKGLILKIDFAKAFDCINWEFLFHVLEVMHFDVKWIKWIRNLFDSSRVSVLVNGSPTEEFHPTRGLRQGDPLSPLLFNIIGEVLSCLIYAAHSNGLFEGVAINGCSDRVTHLQFADDVILFLNNNSLSVKGIKATLQVFELISGLQINYRKSKLYGFKENLELLQSWSDWLGCSISSDPLSYLGAPIGQSPKRTIFWRPLEHKIASKLQRWNASNVSMAGRLVLLQSVLDSSPVYWFSLFKMPQTTIQYIDKQRRHFLWGGKTNGPRKLHLLNWERLCTPKSSGGLGIASLEVRNISLLAKWWWRCYSQRDQLWNTILTRKYGELIRYNLGLIAGSSNLSPILKGIVNLGQNKRVEPLLRPHNFKWELGNGSSIYFWEDWWWGDGPLATCYSRLYSLSKLKFKSIFEFLSLWNETGSDHLLWNLNLLPSDVEQISQLRVLLRDIQPRQHNDKLFWQDHKGSLTSKNLMKCMTLGDRTPHAPSRIWSLIWSLKVPPKIRIFLWKVRWGILPSKQLLHSRLAEVSPCCDKCESIVESQNHILWECKIARWVWDFIANWWSLKSQFLRLTSFSLENILSLHRTSVTSKIWHLIVAASLWTIWLARNESIFQSSVPRKSVLLNLVFTRINKWGEASKLTPFTADPLWKSNPSGAVVIYYSKLSAEYWNYKFLTHDLVCMTDGAWGACENGSLNGAIGGRILNKDKRVLHVFSIPVYVVNSLQAELEALLYMLDQVKRHFSTASQVAICSDSKEALQIIRKREVHCEILRRPIPEFSSLLDSIVSLYYVPRALNSEADDLAKEGLNRATEAIFWAS, from the coding sequence ATGAATAAGCTAATTTCTCCTACACAGACGGCTTTTATTAAAGGCCGACAAATTTCGGATGGCATTCTTATCACTTCAGAAGTCTATCACTCACTGCAAACCGAACAAAGCAAGGGTCTTATTCTTAAAATCGACTTTGCAAAAGCATTTGACTGCATCAACTGGGAATTTTTGTTTCATGTGTTGGAGGTTATGCATTTCGATGTTAAGTGGATTAAATGGATCAGAAACCTGTTTGATTCCTCAAGGGTTTCAGTCTTGGTAAACGGTAGCCCAACGGAGGAATTTCACCCTACTCGTGGCCTCCGCCAAGGAGATCCTTTGTCTCCGTTATTGTTCAACATAATTGGTGAGGTCCTCTCCTGCTTGATTTATGCAGCGCATAGTAATGGATTATTTGAAGGAGTGGCGATAAATGGCTGTTCTGATAGAGTTACTCATCTCCAATTTGCCGACGATGTCATACTATTCCTCAACAATAACTCACTCTCTGTCAAAGGTATCAAGGCAACGCTTCAGGTTTTTGAACTCATCTCAGGCTTACAAATCAATTACCGAAAAAGTAAGTTATATGGATTTAAAGAAAATCTTGAGCTACTACAAAGCTGGTCAGATTGGTTAGGGTGCTCAATTAGTTCTGATCCACTCTCGTACCTTGGAGCACCTATAGGACAGTCCCCAAAAAGAACAATTTTCTGGAGGCCACTGGAGCATAAGATCGCTTCAAAACTACAGAGATGGAACGCCTCAAATGTTTCCATGGCGGGACGGTTAGTGCTGCTTCAATCAGTACTGGACAGCTCTCCGGTGTACTGGTTTAGTTTGTTTAAGATGCCCCAGACGACTATTCAATATATTGATAAACAGAGAAGACACTTTTTATGGGGAGGTAAAACTAATGGCCCGAGGAAATTACATCTTCTAAATTGGGAGCGTCTTTGCACTCCTAAATCAAGTGGTGGTCTAGGTATTGCCTCTCTTGAGGTCCGTAACATCTCGCTATTAGCAAAATGGTGGTGGAGATGCTATTCACAAAGAGATCAGCTTTGGAATACTATCTTAACGCGTAAGTATGGTGAGCTAATCAGATACAATCTCGGGCTAATAGCAGGCAGCTCTAATCTCTCCCCAATTCTCAAAGGCATTGTCAATTTAGGACAAAATAAGAGGGTGGAACCCCTGTTAAGACCTCATAATTTTAAGTGGGAACTGGGCAATGGATCTTCAATATATTTCTGGGAAGACTGGTGGTGGGGAGACGGCCCTCTGGCTACATGTTACTCCAGATTATATTCATTATCTAAGCTTAAGTTCAAGTCCATCTTCGAATTCTTATCGCTATGGAATGAAACTGGTTCTGATCACTTACTCTGGAATCTTAATCTTCTCCCTTCTGATGTGGAACAAATTTCACAGCTCAGAGTGTTATTAAGAGACATCCAACCGAGACAACACAACGACAAACTGTTCTGGCAGGACCACAAGGGCTCTCTCACCTCGAAAAATCTTATGAAGTGCATGACACTTGGGGATCGCACACCGCATGCACCATCCAGAATTTGGTCTCTAATCTGGAGTCTAAAGGTTCCGCCAAAAATTAGAATCTTCCTGTGGAAAGTTAGATGGGGAATCCTACCATCCAAACAGCTACTACACTCAAGGTTGGCTGAAGTGAGCCCATGCTGTGATAAATGCGAAAGTATAGTTGAATCCCAAAACCACATATTGTGGGAATGCAAGATTGCCAGGTGGGTCTGGGATTTTATAGCCAACTGGTGGAGCTTAAAGTCACAATTTCTAAGGTTAACTTCATTCTCTCTTGAGAATATTTTGTCGTTACATCGAACTTCAGTGACATCAAAAATATGGCACTTAATCGTTGCAGCAAGTCTCTGGACCATCTGGCTAGCACGTAATGAGTCCATATTTCAATCTTCAGTTCCACGTAAATCGGTTCTCCTAAACTTAGTTTTCACAAGGATTAACAAATGGGGCGAGGCCTCAAAACTGACCCCATTCACTGCAGACCCTCTTTGGAAATCTAATCCCTCAGGTGCAGTTGTGATTTATTACAGTAAGTTGAGTGCGGAGTATTGGAACTATAAATTCTTGACTCATGATTTAGTATGTATGACGGATGGGGCTTGGGGTGCATGTGAAAATGGATCCCTCAATGGTGCAATCGGAGGtcgaattctcaataaagacaAAAGAGTGCTACATGTATTTTCAATCCCAGTATATGTGGTAAACAGTCTGCAAGCCGAACTGGAAGCTCTACTTTACATGTTAGATCAAGTCAAGCGACACTTCAGCACAGCATCTCAAGTAGCCATATGCTCAGATTCAAAGGAAGCTTTACAGATAATCCGGAAAAGAGAGGTTCATTGTGAAATATTGAGAAGACCCATCCCTGAGTTCTCTTCTCTACTAGACTCTATTGTTAGTCTCTACTACGTACCTAGAGCACTAAACTCGGAGGCAGATGATTTGGCTAAGGAGGGCCTAAACAGAGCCACAGAAGCAATCTTCTGGGCGTCATAA